A segment of the Dongia rigui genome:
GCGGGCCTCATCCTGGGGCTCCTCGCCCAGGGAATGCCGGCCTATCCGGCGGCTGCAGCAGCTGTCTGGTTTCATGGCAAGGCGGGCCTCGCCCTTGGACCCGGCCTCATCGCGGAGGACCTACCGGGCGCCATTCCAGCGCTGCTGGCAGGGCTTGGATGACCATCGCGGTGCGGCGCGCGGGTCTGGCGGACCAAGCCGCCTGTATCCGGATCTTCGTCGAGACCGTGACGGCTACCTTTCCGCATGAACCCGATGCGGGCAAAACGGCGGCAGCCTATGCCGACAGCGTCATCGGGGAAGAGCAATGGGTCGCGTTAATTGATGACCAAATAGTCGGATATATTTCAGTGTATTGGCCGACAAACTTCATCCATTCTCTTTACATTGTGCCGGGGTTTCAGGGACGCGGCGCCGGCCGGGCGTTGCTGGACGAGGTTCGCAAGCGGGCCAAGGGGGACCTCGAGCTCAAGACCGATAAGGCCAATGCGCGCGCTTTCGCCTTTTACCGGCAGCTCGGCTGGCGGGTCGTGGGCGAGGGGATGGCGGCCACCGGCCCCTGGTGGCGCTTGCGCTGGGCCGGAGGCATCCTCTAGACCTATTAGGCCTTTTTCGCTTGTCGCTCCGGCCGGGCTGGGCTACACCCCCGGCCCGGAACCGGTGCGAACCGGGGCCGACGGGCGTGCTTCGGCGCCGCTCGAGGCGACCTTGAGATGAGCGGGCGTGGCGAAATTGGTAGACGCGCGGGATTTAGGTTCCCGTGACGCAAGTCGTGGGGGTTCAAGTCCCTCCGCCCGCACCAATCCAGCCCGATAGGGTCGTTTCGCAGCTGGCGCGGATTTGCCCGCCAAGCCCCTGGTGACGTTGCCAGAACGCATTTTGAACCCAAGTCTGAAAGAGTGCTGCCATGCAGGTTACCGAAACCCTCAACCAGGGTCTGAAGCGGGAATACAAGATCGCCGTCCCGGCCGCCGCTTTGCGCGAGAAGGTCGACGGCAAGCTGAACGAGCTCAGCCACAAGCTGAAGATTCCCGGCTTCCGCCCCGGCAAGGTGCCGATGTCGCTCCTGAAGCAGCGCTATGAGCAGTCCGTCATGGGCGAAGTGCTCGAGGAAAGTGTGCAGCAGAGCTCGCAGCAGCTGATGACCGAGCGCAACCTGCGTCCGGCCGGCCAGCCCAAGGTCGAGCTGGTGGGTGAATTCAAGGACG
Coding sequences within it:
- a CDS encoding GNAT family N-acetyltransferase: MTIAVRRAGLADQAACIRIFVETVTATFPHEPDAGKTAAAYADSVIGEEQWVALIDDQIVGYISVYWPTNFIHSLYIVPGFQGRGAGRALLDEVRKRAKGDLELKTDKANARAFAFYRQLGWRVVGEGMAATGPWWRLRWAGGIL